A portion of the Paenibacillus segetis genome contains these proteins:
- the rpoB gene encoding DNA-directed RNA polymerase subunit beta: protein MAGHLVQYGRRTRRSYARINEVLEIPNLIEIQQKSYEWFLEEGLREMFQDISPIQDFTGNLVLEFIDYSLGEPKYTVDDAKERDVTYAAPLRVKVRLINKETGEVKEQEVFMGDFPLMTETGTFIINGAERVIVSQLVRSPSVYFNTKVDKNGKKTYAATVIPNRGAWLELETDAKDIVYVRIDRTRKIPVTVLLRSLGFGTDAEILDLLGNDEYIRNTLDKDNTDSTEKALIEIYERLRPGEPPTLDNAKSLLVARFFDPKRYDLANVGRYKVNKKLHIKNRLFNQRLAESLIDVSTGEIIAEAGQMVDRRLLDEILPYLENGVGFKNYHVANGVLDANDVPLQTVDIFSPIEDGKVVKVIANCNIDKSVKHITPADIISSISYFLNLLHGIGSTDDIDHLGNRRLRSVGELLQNQFRIGLSRMERVVRERMSIQDANVITPQALINIRPVIASIKEFFGSSQLSQFMDQTNPLAELTHKRRLSALGPGGLTRERAGFEVRDVHHSHYGRMCPIETPEGPNIGLINSLSTFARINEYGFIEAPYRWVDPKTTKVTDQIAYVTADEEDNYIIAQANAILNEDGTFQDENVIVRYNKQADNILTMPSDRVDYMDVSPKQVVSVATALIPFLENDDSNRALMGSNMQRQAVPLLIPKAPLVGTGMEHKSAKDSGVCIVSKYDGIIERSAANEIWLRRVETIDGKEVKGDLVKHKLHKFMRSNQGTCINQRPIVKKGDIIKKGDILADGPSTEMGELALGRNVVVAFMTWEGYNYEDAILLSEKLVKEDVYTSIHIEEYESEARDTKLGPEEITRDIPNVGEEALRNLDERGIIRVGAEIGAGDILVGKVTPKGVTELTAEERLLHAIFGEKAREVRDTSLRVPHGTDGIVVDVKVFTRENGDELPPGVNQLVRVYIAQKRKISEGDKMAGRHGNKGVVARILPEEDMPFMPDGTPVQVVLNPLGVPSRMNIGQVLEIHLGMAALRLGIHVATPVFDGASEYDVFDAMEEAGMQRNGKTVLYDGRTGDRFEREVTVGVMHMIKLAHMVDDKIHARSTGPYSLVTQQPLGGKAQFGGQRFGEMEVWALEAYGAAYTLQEILTVKSDDVVGRVKTYESIVKGENVPEPGVPESFKVLIKELQSLGMDVKILSENEEEIEMKEMDDEDDAAGDKLSLNLEGAEVGVE from the coding sequence TTGGCAGGACATCTTGTTCAATATGGTCGACGCACTCGGCGAAGTTATGCGCGAATTAACGAGGTACTCGAAATTCCGAACCTGATCGAAATCCAACAGAAATCCTATGAATGGTTCTTGGAAGAGGGCCTTCGGGAGATGTTTCAAGACATTTCGCCGATTCAGGATTTCACGGGTAATTTGGTGTTGGAATTTATCGATTACAGCCTGGGCGAACCAAAGTATACAGTAGACGACGCTAAAGAACGTGACGTAACGTATGCGGCGCCGCTTCGGGTAAAAGTCCGGCTCATTAATAAGGAAACCGGCGAAGTTAAAGAGCAGGAAGTGTTCATGGGAGATTTCCCATTGATGACGGAAACCGGCACCTTTATTATTAACGGTGCAGAACGGGTTATTGTCAGCCAATTGGTTCGCTCTCCTAGCGTCTATTTCAACACGAAAGTAGATAAGAACGGGAAGAAAACATATGCAGCAACGGTTATTCCAAACCGTGGTGCATGGCTGGAGCTTGAGACAGATGCGAAGGATATCGTATACGTTCGTATCGATCGTACTCGTAAAATTCCAGTAACCGTGCTACTTCGCTCGCTTGGCTTTGGTACGGATGCAGAAATCTTGGATTTGCTCGGAAACGATGAATATATCCGTAACACCTTGGATAAGGACAACACAGATTCGACGGAGAAGGCATTGATAGAAATTTATGAGCGTCTTCGTCCAGGTGAACCACCGACTCTCGATAATGCGAAGAGTTTATTGGTGGCGCGTTTCTTTGATCCAAAGCGTTATGATTTGGCCAATGTAGGCCGCTATAAGGTGAATAAGAAGCTTCATATTAAGAACCGGCTCTTCAATCAAAGACTTGCTGAGAGTCTTATTGACGTAAGTACAGGTGAGATCATCGCGGAAGCAGGCCAAATGGTCGATCGCCGTTTGTTGGATGAAATTCTCCCTTACTTGGAGAACGGAGTTGGTTTCAAAAACTATCACGTTGCAAACGGGGTTCTTGATGCTAATGATGTACCTTTGCAAACTGTTGATATCTTCTCACCAATTGAAGATGGCAAAGTTGTAAAGGTTATTGCGAACTGTAATATCGATAAGTCCGTGAAGCATATCACGCCAGCCGATATTATTTCTTCGATCAGTTACTTCTTGAACTTGTTGCATGGTATTGGTAGCACGGATGATATTGATCATCTGGGTAACCGTCGTTTGCGTTCTGTAGGTGAACTGCTTCAGAATCAGTTCCGTATCGGTCTATCACGGATGGAACGTGTAGTACGTGAGAGAATGTCGATTCAAGACGCTAACGTAATCACGCCACAAGCATTGATTAACATACGTCCGGTAATCGCTTCGATTAAGGAGTTCTTTGGTAGCTCCCAATTGTCGCAGTTTATGGATCAGACGAACCCACTTGCAGAATTGACGCACAAACGTCGTCTGTCAGCACTAGGACCCGGCGGTTTGACTCGGGAACGTGCAGGCTTTGAAGTGCGGGACGTCCACCATTCTCACTATGGTCGTATGTGTCCAATCGAGACACCGGAAGGTCCGAACATCGGTCTGATCAACTCCTTGTCAACATTTGCTCGAATTAACGAGTATGGCTTCATTGAAGCTCCATATCGTTGGGTAGATCCTAAGACGACGAAAGTTACTGACCAGATTGCTTATGTAACAGCCGATGAGGAAGATAACTACATCATCGCTCAAGCGAACGCGATCCTGAACGAGGATGGCACGTTCCAAGATGAGAATGTTATCGTTCGTTACAACAAACAAGCGGATAACATCTTGACGATGCCAAGTGATCGTGTTGACTACATGGACGTATCCCCTAAACAGGTTGTATCAGTAGCTACGGCGCTCATCCCGTTCCTAGAGAACGATGACTCTAACCGTGCGCTGATGGGATCAAACATGCAGCGGCAGGCGGTGCCTCTCCTAATTCCAAAAGCTCCTCTAGTAGGAACGGGGATGGAGCACAAGTCTGCGAAAGATTCAGGCGTATGTATCGTATCGAAATACGATGGTATTATCGAGCGTTCTGCAGCTAATGAAATCTGGTTGCGCCGTGTTGAAACAATAGATGGCAAGGAAGTTAAAGGCGACCTTGTTAAACATAAATTGCACAAATTTATGCGTTCTAACCAAGGGACATGCATCAACCAACGTCCAATCGTCAAAAAAGGAGACATCATCAAGAAGGGTGATATCCTTGCAGATGGTCCGTCTACTGAAATGGGCGAACTGGCACTTGGACGAAATGTAGTCGTTGCCTTCATGACTTGGGAAGGTTACAACTACGAGGATGCGATCCTACTAAGTGAAAAACTTGTGAAGGAAGACGTGTACACGTCGATTCACATTGAAGAATATGAGTCCGAAGCTCGTGATACGAAGCTTGGACCTGAAGAAATCACTCGTGATATTCCAAATGTAGGGGAAGAAGCGCTTCGCAACCTTGACGAACGCGGAATTATCCGTGTTGGTGCTGAGATTGGTGCGGGTGACATTCTAGTTGGTAAAGTAACACCAAAAGGGGTTACGGAACTGACTGCAGAGGAACGCCTTCTGCACGCTATCTTTGGAGAAAAAGCTCGCGAAGTTCGTGATACTTCCCTACGTGTACCTCATGGTACCGATGGTATCGTTGTTGACGTTAAAGTATTCACTCGTGAGAACGGTGATGAATTGCCTCCGGGTGTGAATCAACTCGTTCGGGTATATATTGCCCAAAAACGTAAAATATCCGAAGGTGATAAGATGGCAGGACGTCACGGTAATAAAGGGGTCGTTGCCCGTATTTTACCGGAAGAGGATATGCCGTTTATGCCTGATGGTACACCAGTTCAAGTCGTGCTTAACCCACTAGGGGTTCCGTCACGGATGAACATCGGTCAGGTATTGGAAATCCACCTTGGAATGGCGGCTCTTCGCCTAGGTATTCACGTAGCAACACCGGTATTTGATGGTGCTAGTGAATACGACGTATTTGATGCAATGGAAGAAGCAGGCATGCAGCGTAATGGTAAGACTGTGTTGTACGATGGTCGTACGGGAGATCGCTTTGAGCGTGAAGTTACCGTCGGTGTCATGCACATGATCAAACTGGCGCACATGGTTGATGATAAAATCCACGCCCGCTCGACGGGTCCTTACTCTCTCGTTACACAACAGCCACTGGGTGGTAAAGCTCAGTTTGGTGGTCAACGTTTCGGGGAGATGGAAGTGTGGGCGCTTGAAGCATACGGCGCAGCATATACACTACAAGAAATTCTTACTGTCAAATCCGATGACGTGGTCGGCCGGGTGAAAACCTATGAATCGATCGTCAAAGGTGAGAACGTGCCTGAACCTGGTGTTCCAGAGTCCTTCAAAGTCTTGATCAAAGAGCTTCAAAGCTTGGGTATGGATGTTAAGATCCTAAGCGAAAATGAAGAAGAGATTGAGATGAAAGAGATGGACGACGAGGATGATGCAGCAGGGGATAAACTGAGCCTGAACTTAGAAGGCGCAGAGGTCGGCGTAGAATAA
- a CDS encoding class I SAM-dependent methyltransferase, whose amino-acid sequence MSDHYYTSQPTVAHDRKVWEVQLRGQVFRFVSDAGVFAKGGVDYGSRTLIEAMDIPSGAKVLDVGCGYGPIGLTAAKLAIEGHVTMIDVNSRAVELARENAIVNKLNNVTIVESDLFAAIEDEEQFDVVLTNPPIRAGKETVHAIFEGAFERLRQGGSLWIVIQKKQGAPSARQKLESLFAKVEEVTKDKGYRIYKATKN is encoded by the coding sequence ATGTCTGATCACTACTATACCAGTCAACCAACAGTTGCTCACGACCGTAAGGTTTGGGAGGTTCAGCTGCGGGGACAAGTATTCCGATTTGTGAGCGACGCAGGGGTATTCGCCAAGGGCGGTGTCGATTATGGCAGTCGGACATTAATTGAAGCGATGGATATTCCAAGTGGTGCCAAAGTATTAGATGTTGGTTGTGGATACGGTCCAATAGGATTAACAGCAGCAAAACTTGCAATAGAGGGACATGTCACCATGATTGATGTTAACAGCCGCGCAGTGGAGTTGGCACGAGAGAATGCCATCGTTAACAAATTGAATAATGTAACTATAGTAGAGAGTGATTTGTTTGCGGCGATTGAAGATGAGGAACAGTTTGATGTTGTTCTGACTAATCCCCCGATTCGGGCAGGCAAAGAAACAGTTCATGCAATTTTTGAAGGAGCTTTTGAACGATTACGGCAGGGTGGATCGCTGTGGATTGTCATTCAGAAGAAACAGGGGGCGCCGTCGGCGCGTCAGAAATTGGAGTCGCTCTTTGCGAAGGTGGAAGAAGTGACAAAAGATAAAGGATATCGAATATATAAGGCTACGAAGAATTAA
- the rplL gene encoding 50S ribosomal protein L7/L12, protein MSKETILEEIKGMTVLELNDLVKAIEEEFGVTAAAPVAMVGGGAAVEAAEQSEFDVILNGAGASKINVIKVVREITGLGLKEAKDLVDNAPKPLKEKVSKEEAEAVKAKLEEAGASVEVK, encoded by the coding sequence ATGAGTAAAGAAACTATCTTGGAAGAAATCAAAGGCATGACCGTTCTTGAACTGAACGATCTTGTTAAAGCAATCGAAGAGGAATTTGGCGTAACTGCTGCAGCTCCAGTAGCTATGGTAGGTGGCGGCGCAGCAGTTGAAGCTGCTGAGCAATCCGAATTCGACGTAATTTTGAATGGCGCTGGCGCATCCAAAATCAACGTTATCAAAGTCGTTCGCGAAATTACAGGCCTCGGCTTGAAAGAAGCAAAAGACCTTGTTGACAATGCACCAAAACCATTGAAAGAAAAAGTAAGCAAAGAAGAAGCAGAAGCAGTAAAAGCAAAATTGGAAGAAGCAGGCGCTTCTGTAGAAGTGAAGTAA
- the rplJ gene encoding 50S ribosomal protein L10, translated as MANVKVIQAKQEAVDVVTAKLRESATTVVADYRGLNVAQVTELRKQLREAGVEFQVLKNSLVRRATAAAELSELDEVLVGPTAIAFSAEDAVAPAKILSDFAKKNDALKVKGGVVEGKVVGVEQIKALADLPSREGLLSMLLSVLQAPMRNFALAVKAVAEKEEEGASA; from the coding sequence TTGGCAAACGTAAAAGTGATTCAAGCAAAACAGGAAGCTGTTGATGTAGTTACTGCGAAGCTGCGCGAGAGCGCAACGACTGTAGTTGCAGATTACCGCGGACTTAACGTTGCTCAAGTTACGGAACTTCGTAAACAGCTTCGTGAAGCTGGCGTAGAATTCCAAGTGCTTAAGAACTCGCTCGTTCGTCGTGCGACAGCAGCTGCGGAACTTTCTGAACTGGACGAAGTTTTGGTTGGTCCTACAGCCATCGCGTTCAGCGCAGAAGATGCAGTAGCTCCAGCAAAAATTCTTAGCGATTTCGCGAAGAAGAACGATGCGCTTAAAGTAAAAGGTGGCGTAGTAGAAGGTAAGGTTGTTGGCGTTGAGCAAATCAAAGCGTTGGCAGATCTACCATCCCGCGAAGGTCTCCTTTCCATGCTCCTCAGCGTGCTTCAAGCTCCAATGCGCAACTTCGCGCTTGCAGTTAAAGCCGTTGCAGAGAAAGAAGAAGAAGGCGCAAGCGCGTAA
- the rplA gene encoding 50S ribosomal protein L1, giving the protein MAKHGKKYQEAAKLIDSEATYEPLEAVELVKKAATAKFDETVEVAVRLGVDPRKQDQAVRGVVVLPHGTGKTQRVLVFAKGEKVKEAEAAGADYVGDQDVINKIQQGWFEFDVCVATPDMMSEVGKLGRLLGGKGLMPNPKAGTVTFDVAKAVQEIKAGKIEYRLDKAGQIHAPIGKVSFGADQLNENLKALVDALNRAKPAAAKGVYLKNIAISSTMGPSARVNTSVYR; this is encoded by the coding sequence ATGGCTAAGCACGGTAAAAAATACCAAGAAGCTGCAAAGCTTATTGATAGCGAAGCAACTTACGAGCCTTTAGAAGCTGTTGAACTAGTGAAAAAGGCAGCAACTGCAAAGTTTGACGAAACCGTTGAAGTAGCAGTTCGTTTGGGTGTAGACCCACGTAAACAAGACCAAGCTGTTCGTGGCGTAGTAGTACTACCACACGGTACAGGTAAAACTCAACGCGTGTTGGTATTTGCCAAAGGTGAAAAAGTGAAGGAAGCGGAAGCTGCTGGAGCTGACTACGTTGGCGATCAAGACGTTATTAACAAAATCCAACAAGGCTGGTTCGAGTTCGATGTTTGCGTAGCAACACCGGACATGATGAGTGAAGTTGGTAAATTGGGTCGTCTGCTCGGTGGTAAAGGTCTTATGCCTAACCCTAAAGCAGGTACAGTTACGTTTGACGTAGCTAAAGCGGTTCAAGAAATCAAAGCGGGTAAAATCGAGTATCGTTTGGACAAAGCAGGACAAATTCATGCACCGATTGGTAAAGTGTCTTTTGGCGCTGATCAATTGAACGAGAACCTTAAGGCTCTTGTTGACGCATTGAACCGGGCAAAACCGGCTGCTGCTAAAGGCGTTTACTTGAAGAACATCGCGATTTCTTCGACGATGGGCCCAAGTGCTCGTGTCAACACATCTGTTTACAGATAA
- the rplK gene encoding 50S ribosomal protein L11 gives MAKKVIKVVKLQIPAGKANPAPPVGPALGQAGVNIMAFCKEFNARTADQAGLIIPVEISVFEDRSFTFITKTPPAAVLLRVAAKIEKGSGEPNKKKVATVNRSVVREIAEQKMPDLNAASVEAAMRMVEGTARSMGITIQD, from the coding sequence ATGGCGAAGAAAGTTATCAAAGTTGTAAAACTGCAAATTCCTGCAGGGAAAGCGAATCCTGCACCTCCGGTAGGTCCGGCATTGGGTCAAGCGGGTGTCAACATCATGGCATTCTGTAAAGAGTTCAACGCACGTACCGCCGATCAAGCTGGTTTGATCATTCCGGTTGAAATTTCGGTGTTTGAAGATCGTTCCTTTACGTTCATCACCAAAACTCCTCCGGCAGCCGTTCTACTTCGCGTTGCAGCGAAGATTGAGAAAGGTTCCGGCGAACCAAACAAGAAAAAAGTAGCTACTGTGAATCGCAGCGTTGTTCGTGAGATCGCAGAGCAAAAAATGCCTGACCTTAACGCAGCTTCTGTTGAAGCAGCTATGCGTATGGTTGAAGGTACCGCCCGCAGCATGGGCATTACGATTCAAGACTAG
- the nusG gene encoding transcription termination/antitermination protein NusG gives MEKRWYVVHTYSGYENKVKANLEKRVESMGMEDKIFRVLVPMEEEVVNKDGKKKTVMRKVYPGYVLVEMVQTDDSWYVVRNTPGVTGFVGSTGSGSKPTALLPEEVEQILQHMGMEEPKPVIEFDLKESVRIKVGPFANFVGSIEEILIDKSKLKVHVNMFGRETPLELDYNQVEKI, from the coding sequence ATGGAAAAAAGATGGTACGTCGTTCATACCTATTCAGGGTATGAGAACAAGGTGAAAGCCAATTTAGAAAAGCGTGTCGAGTCCATGGGCATGGAAGACAAGATATTCCGCGTTCTTGTTCCGATGGAAGAAGAAGTGGTGAACAAAGATGGTAAGAAAAAGACCGTCATGCGTAAAGTTTACCCCGGTTATGTCTTGGTAGAAATGGTCCAAACCGATGATTCTTGGTATGTTGTTCGCAATACACCAGGAGTTACTGGATTTGTCGGCTCAACGGGTTCTGGCTCCAAGCCAACAGCTCTGCTTCCTGAGGAAGTAGAACAGATTCTACAACATATGGGCATGGAAGAACCAAAACCAGTTATTGAGTTCGATCTTAAAGAATCCGTACGCATCAAAGTTGGTCCGTTTGCCAATTTCGTTGGTTCGATCGAAGAAATTCTGATCGACAAGAGTAAGCTTAAGGTTCATGTTAACATGTTTGGACGAGAAACCCCTCTTGAATTGGATTACAATCAAGTGGAGAAAATATAG
- the secE gene encoding preprotein translocase subunit SecE yields the protein MKRSFKSLFSFFSESWAELKKVRWPNRKELTNYTLIVLGTIAVVAIYFWVLDIGISAVIEAII from the coding sequence ATGAAACGAAGTTTCAAGTCGTTGTTTTCTTTTTTCTCTGAAAGCTGGGCAGAGCTTAAAAAGGTTCGCTGGCCTAATCGTAAAGAGCTGACCAATTATACGCTGATTGTGCTTGGTACAATTGCAGTTGTCGCGATTTATTTTTGGGTGCTTGACATCGGCATTTCCGCTGTTATCGAAGCGATAATTTAA
- the rpmG gene encoding 50S ribosomal protein L33: MRVIITLACTNCKQRNYTTTKNKRNHPDRMEMKKFCKFCNEQVPHRETR; the protein is encoded by the coding sequence ATGCGGGTAATTATTACGTTGGCTTGTACGAACTGTAAACAAAGAAACTACACGACAACGAAAAACAAGCGTAACCACCCCGACCGCATGGAGATGAAGAAATTTTGCAAGTTTTGTAACGAGCAAGTTCCTCATCGCGAAACCAGATAG
- the sigH gene encoding RNA polymerase sporulation sigma factor SigH, whose product MSVNLEKWVRFDYEIQSDEEIVEAVRVGDSEALEYLINKYRSFVRAKARSYFLIGADREDIIQEGMIGLYKSIRDFRGDKLASFKAFAELCITRQIITAIKTATRQKHIPLNSYVSLDKPIYDEDSDRTLLDVICGSQVCDPEELIINQEEFVGLEDKMSEILSELERKVLMLYLDGRSYQEIAVDLKRHVKSIDNALQRVKRKLEKYLEVRDGGL is encoded by the coding sequence GTGAGTGTCAACCTCGAGAAATGGGTAAGGTTTGACTATGAGATCCAAAGTGACGAAGAAATTGTCGAAGCGGTCCGTGTAGGTGATAGTGAAGCGTTAGAGTACTTAATTAATAAGTACCGGAGTTTCGTACGCGCCAAAGCCAGATCTTATTTCTTGATTGGGGCTGATCGTGAGGATATCATCCAAGAAGGAATGATTGGTCTTTATAAATCGATCAGGGACTTTCGAGGGGATAAGCTCGCTTCGTTCAAAGCATTCGCCGAGTTATGCATTACGCGTCAGATCATTACGGCGATTAAAACAGCGACACGGCAGAAGCATATTCCATTGAACTCTTATGTATCCTTGGACAAGCCGATTTATGACGAGGATTCTGATCGGACATTGCTTGATGTCATTTGTGGTTCTCAGGTATGCGATCCTGAAGAGCTGATTATTAACCAGGAGGAGTTTGTTGGCCTGGAGGACAAGATGTCCGAAATTCTCAGTGAACTGGAACGTAAAGTATTAATGTTGTATCTCGATGGACGTTCCTACCAGGAGATTGCGGTAGATTTGAAACGTCATGTTAAATCGATAGATAACGCATTACAGCGTGTTAAACGCAAACTTGAAAAGTACCTGGAAGTTCGAGACGGCGGGTTGTAA